One part of the Flavobacterium johnsoniae UW101 genome encodes these proteins:
- the gyrB gene encoding DNA topoisomerase (ATP-hydrolyzing) subunit B produces MSEEIKKNNYSADSIQALEGMEHVRMRPSMYIGDVGVRGLHHLVYEVVDNSIDEAMGGHCDTIGVTINEDGSVTVEDNGRGIPVDLHKKEGVSALEVVMTKIGAGGKFDKDSYKVSGGLHGVGVSVVNALSVHMKSTVFREGKIYEQEYERGKSLYPVKQIGETDKRGTRQTFFPDDTIFQQTTEFSYDTLSARMRELSFLNKGITITFTDKREVDDKGEFKSEVFHSDEGLKEYIRYLDGNREPIISHVISMDHEKGEIPVEVALIYNTSYSENIFSYVNNINTHEGGTHLQGFRSGLTRTLKKYADASGLLDKLKFEISGDDFREGLTAIISVKVSEPQFEGQTKTKLGNREVVSPVSQAVGEMLENYLEENPNDAKIIIQKVILAAQARHAAKKAREMVQRKTVMGGGGLPGKLSDCSEQDPARCEVYLVEGDSAGGTAKQGRDRNFQAILPLRGKILNVEKAMHHKVFENEEIRNIFTALGVTVGTAEDSKALNIEKLRYHKVIIMCDADVDGSHISTLILTFFFRFMKELIEEGHVYIAAPPLYLVKKGNKKEYAWNDVQRDQANERMGGSANIQRYKGLGEMNAEQLWETTMDPQFRTLRQVTIDSLAEADRVFSMLMGDEVPPRREFIEKNAVYANIDA; encoded by the coding sequence ATGAGCGAAGAAATCAAGAAGAACAATTATTCAGCAGATAGTATTCAGGCATTAGAAGGAATGGAGCACGTAAGAATGCGTCCATCGATGTATATTGGAGATGTAGGAGTTCGAGGGCTTCACCATTTGGTTTACGAGGTTGTTGATAACTCTATTGATGAGGCGATGGGAGGACATTGTGATACTATTGGTGTTACAATAAACGAAGACGGTTCGGTTACAGTTGAAGATAACGGTCGTGGTATTCCAGTTGATTTACATAAAAAAGAAGGAGTTTCAGCACTTGAGGTTGTAATGACTAAAATTGGTGCCGGAGGTAAATTCGATAAAGATTCGTATAAAGTTTCCGGAGGACTTCACGGAGTTGGGGTTTCTGTAGTAAATGCACTTTCGGTTCACATGAAATCGACTGTATTTAGAGAAGGAAAAATCTATGAGCAGGAATACGAAAGAGGAAAATCATTATATCCGGTAAAACAAATTGGAGAAACAGATAAAAGAGGTACACGTCAGACCTTTTTTCCAGATGATACTATTTTCCAGCAGACTACAGAGTTCTCTTATGATACTTTATCAGCTCGTATGCGTGAGCTTTCTTTCTTAAATAAAGGAATTACGATCACGTTTACAGATAAAAGAGAAGTAGATGACAAAGGCGAATTTAAAAGCGAAGTTTTTCATTCAGATGAAGGTCTTAAAGAATATATCCGCTATTTAGATGGAAACCGTGAGCCAATTATTTCTCACGTAATCAGCATGGATCACGAAAAAGGTGAAATCCCGGTTGAGGTTGCCTTAATCTATAATACAAGTTATTCTGAGAATATTTTCTCTTACGTAAATAACATTAATACACACGAAGGAGGTACGCACCTGCAAGGTTTTAGAAGTGGTTTAACAAGAACACTTAAAAAATACGCTGATGCTTCTGGATTGTTAGATAAATTGAAATTTGAAATTTCGGGAGATGACTTCCGTGAAGGTTTAACAGCTATTATTTCGGTAAAAGTTTCTGAGCCTCAGTTCGAAGGACAAACAAAAACGAAACTTGGAAACAGAGAGGTTGTATCTCCGGTTTCTCAGGCAGTTGGAGAAATGCTTGAAAATTATTTGGAAGAAAATCCAAATGATGCTAAGATAATTATTCAAAAAGTAATCTTAGCAGCTCAGGCTCGTCACGCGGCGAAAAAAGCACGTGAAATGGTACAGCGTAAAACCGTTATGGGCGGCGGCGGATTACCAGGAAAATTATCAGATTGTTCTGAGCAGGATCCGGCAAGATGTGAGGTTTACTTAGTCGAGGGAGATTCGGCTGGTGGAACAGCAAAACAAGGACGTGACCGTAACTTTCAGGCGATTTTACCATTACGTGGTAAGATTTTGAACGTTGAAAAAGCGATGCACCATAAAGTGTTCGAAAACGAAGAGATTCGTAATATCTTTACTGCTTTAGGAGTTACCGTTGGTACAGCAGAAGACAGTAAAGCTTTGAATATTGAAAAACTTCGTTACCACAAAGTAATCATCATGTGTGATGCCGATGTCGATGGAAGCCACATTTCTACCTTAATATTAACGTTCTTCTTCCGTTTCATGAAAGAGCTTATCGAAGAAGGTCACGTTTATATCGCAGCACCGCCTTTATACTTGGTTAAAAAAGGAAACAAAAAAGAATACGCATGGAATGACGTTCAACGCGATCAGGCCAATGAAAGAATGGGAGGAAGCGCAAACATTCAGCGTTATAAAGGTCTTGGAGAGATGAACGCAGAACAATTGTGGGAAACAACAATGGATCCTCAATTTAGAACTTTGCGTCAGGTAACAATCGATAGTCTTGCAGAAGCAGATAGAGTTTTCTCTATGTTAATGGGAGATGAGGTACCGCCTCGTAGAGAATTTATCGAGAAAAATGCAGTTTACGCAAATATCGATGCCTAA
- a CDS encoding M16 family metallopeptidase: MKNVLLGGILCCTLISLSPVYAQKKVEVPKYITNIEGVKEYSLNNGLKILLIPDASQSNMIVNIVYNVGSRNEGYGEKGMAHLLEHMLFKSTKNLGDIKKMLSDKGGNANGTTWLDRTNYYEIFPSSDENLKWSIEMEADRMIHATILQSDLDKEFSVVRNEFEIGENNPDGVLQERILSAAYLWHNYGNSTIGSKEDIERVKANTLRVFYEKYYQPDNATLIIAGKFDEKKALQYAGQYFGAIPRPKRVLDKTYTIEPAQDGEKYVELKRAGDSKNVGALYHTASYADKDYAAIDALGEILTADPSGYLYKSLVETQKISSIYFWQPTVRDAGFIYFGAALPNDKDVKETKELIRTELDKIASTKYTDQDISRAKAKIIKQIEAVKNNTISYAVNMTEIVGAGDYRLGFLYRDAIENLTKEDVQRVAEKYFKANNRTVGIFIPSKDEVRVKPNEYTDEQLSALIKDYKGKALEKEAAPFEASIKNLKQNFAEGKLSNGIKYGLIKKEIKGGKVQASFRFPVSNEKDLTDKSDIAGILAQLLKTGTKTQSKEQIQDRLDQLKSSINFNFSRQTLTVNINTYKENFKEVMGILADLLANSTFPENELTKTISEYNTYLESSLNDPQAVAFTEITRSTTKYPKGNMFYTPTIQEQIDAFKKIKQSEIVDFYKNVLGGNNGVGSVVGDLDAKTTGEILESTFGKWNSKAKYELALPTYFETQKLDKDIITPDKENAVALGRISFKMDRNSADYPAFVMANEMLGSGGFLSARIPMRLREKEGISYGAGSFADIPITNNAASWSYYAFLNPTKKGAVETAAKEEIAKAIKDGFTAEELKSNLTSWQNERKTRLGVDGTLMELSNNYLQYGVPLEDYDTLETKIKALKVEDVNSVLKKYLSLDKMTSVYAGDFNKKN, translated from the coding sequence ATGAAAAACGTATTACTAGGTGGAATTTTATGCTGTACATTAATTTCATTGAGTCCTGTTTATGCCCAAAAAAAGGTCGAAGTGCCTAAATACATTACCAATATTGAAGGTGTAAAAGAATATTCTTTAAACAACGGATTAAAAATTCTTTTAATTCCAGATGCTTCTCAGAGCAATATGATAGTTAATATCGTTTATAATGTAGGTTCCAGAAATGAAGGCTATGGTGAAAAAGGAATGGCGCATTTGCTGGAACACATGCTTTTTAAGAGTACTAAGAATTTAGGCGATATTAAAAAAATGTTGTCAGACAAAGGAGGAAATGCAAACGGAACCACCTGGTTAGACAGAACAAACTATTACGAGATTTTTCCATCAAGCGATGAAAACTTAAAATGGAGCATCGAAATGGAAGCCGACAGAATGATTCATGCTACCATTTTACAGTCAGACCTTGACAAAGAATTCTCTGTAGTTAGAAATGAGTTTGAAATAGGAGAAAATAATCCTGATGGAGTGTTGCAGGAAAGAATTCTTTCTGCAGCTTATTTGTGGCATAATTACGGAAACAGTACCATAGGAAGTAAAGAAGATATTGAAAGAGTAAAAGCAAATACGCTGCGAGTTTTTTATGAAAAATACTATCAGCCGGATAACGCAACTCTTATAATTGCAGGAAAATTTGATGAAAAGAAAGCGCTGCAGTATGCAGGTCAGTATTTTGGAGCAATCCCTCGACCAAAAAGAGTTTTAGATAAAACCTATACAATTGAGCCGGCTCAGGATGGAGAAAAATATGTTGAGCTTAAAAGAGCCGGAGACAGCAAAAATGTTGGAGCTTTGTACCACACAGCATCTTATGCAGATAAAGATTACGCAGCAATTGATGCGTTAGGCGAAATTTTAACAGCAGATCCATCAGGTTATTTGTATAAATCTTTAGTCGAAACACAAAAAATATCCAGTATTTATTTTTGGCAGCCTACAGTAAGAGATGCCGGATTTATTTATTTTGGAGCTGCATTGCCGAATGATAAAGATGTAAAAGAAACGAAAGAACTTATTAGAACTGAGCTGGATAAAATTGCATCAACAAAATATACAGATCAGGATATTAGCAGAGCAAAAGCTAAAATTATTAAGCAGATTGAGGCAGTAAAAAACAATACAATTTCGTATGCTGTAAACATGACAGAAATTGTTGGAGCCGGAGATTACAGACTTGGTTTTTTATATAGAGATGCAATTGAAAACCTTACAAAAGAAGATGTTCAAAGAGTAGCCGAGAAATATTTTAAAGCAAATAACAGAACAGTTGGTATTTTTATTCCGTCAAAAGATGAAGTAAGAGTAAAACCAAACGAATATACTGATGAGCAATTATCAGCATTAATTAAAGATTACAAAGGAAAAGCACTTGAAAAAGAAGCTGCGCCGTTTGAAGCCTCTATTAAAAATTTAAAACAAAATTTTGCCGAAGGCAAATTAAGCAACGGCATTAAATACGGATTAATTAAAAAAGAAATCAAAGGCGGAAAAGTTCAGGCAAGTTTTAGATTTCCGGTGAGCAACGAAAAAGATTTAACAGATAAAAGCGATATTGCCGGTATTCTTGCTCAGTTATTAAAAACAGGAACAAAAACACAATCTAAAGAGCAGATCCAGGATCGATTAGATCAATTGAAATCTTCAATTAATTTTAATTTTTCGAGACAAACTTTAACTGTCAATATCAATACTTATAAAGAAAATTTTAAGGAAGTAATGGGAATTTTAGCAGACTTGCTGGCTAATTCAACTTTTCCTGAAAATGAACTTACCAAAACAATCAGTGAGTATAATACTTATTTAGAGTCTAGTTTAAACGATCCGCAGGCTGTGGCATTTACTGAAATTACAAGGTCAACAACAAAATATCCAAAAGGAAATATGTTTTATACACCAACGATTCAGGAACAGATAGATGCTTTCAAAAAAATAAAACAATCAGAAATTGTTGATTTTTATAAAAATGTTTTGGGCGGAAATAATGGTGTAGGAAGTGTAGTAGGAGATTTAGATGCTAAAACTACAGGAGAAATTTTAGAAAGCACATTTGGAAAATGGAATTCTAAGGCGAAATATGAACTTGCTTTGCCAACTTATTTTGAAACACAAAAATTAGACAAAGACATTATTACTCCAGACAAAGAAAATGCGGTTGCTTTAGGAAGAATCAGTTTTAAGATGGATAGAAACAGTGCTGATTATCCTGCATTTGTTATGGCAAATGAGATGTTAGGAAGCGGTGGTTTCTTAAGTGCCAGAATTCCGATGAGATTAAGAGAAAAAGAAGGAATCAGCTATGGTGCAGGCTCTTTTGCAGATATTCCAATTACAAACAATGCGGCTTCATGGAGTTATTATGCTTTTTTAAATCCAACGAAAAAAGGCGCTGTTGAAACTGCAGCAAAAGAAGAAATTGCAAAAGCAATAAAAGATGGATTTACAGCAGAAGAACTAAAATCTAATCTAACCAGCTGGCAAAACGAAAGAAAAACAAGATTAGGAGTTGACGGTACATTAATGGAACTGTCAAATAATTATTTACAATACGGAGTGCCTTTAGAAGATTATGATACTTTGGAAACAAAAATCAAAGCTTTAAAAGTTGAAGATGTAAATAGTGTTTTGAAGAAATATCTTTCATTAGATAAAATGACTTCAGTGTATGCTGGAGATTTTAATAAGAAAAACTAA
- the asnB gene encoding asparagine synthase B, whose amino-acid sequence MSGLLAVIGKGKDPQLVKELSNRMSHRGPDESDLHIMENGSILCHESLSIIDLHSGKQPIQGTNKAWMVHDGEIYNYQELKNTILKDHTFRTNSDSEVIVHLYEEFGYDFCNKLDGDFAFVIIDGDNYIAGRDPIGVKPLYYGLDERGRIYFSSEMKSIADQCKSFSTFPPGHYYTAKSGFVKYYHPEYEDHLKADQPLDFGLIRKSLIEATRKRLIGEVPVGVVLSGGLDTSLISSVASRLLKENGKKLPSFSIGLDADAPDNISARKAAEFLGTDHHEIHFTVKEGVEALEQVIASIETYDIISVRSGVPMYLLSKAISEKGVKVILSGEGADEIFGGHLYFRNAPSTEEFQDETIERVQKLFTADLLRADKTTMANGIEARVPFLDKDFLDVTIRIKTEEKQPKTYDGVEKYILRKAFDTPEDPYLPAEVLWRQKEQFSDGVGYNWVDELIEYCDSQVTDEQLAGASAEFPYNTPTTKEAYYYRSIFHKYYPQVSAAQTVRKWIPKWQENQDPSGRANAAHLKGNFENVKSVAV is encoded by the coding sequence ATGTCTGGATTATTGGCCGTTATTGGTAAAGGAAAAGACCCGCAGCTTGTAAAAGAACTTTCTAACAGAATGTCACACCGTGGCCCGGATGAAAGCGATTTGCATATTATGGAAAATGGAAGTATACTTTGTCATGAAAGTCTGTCTATTATCGATCTGCATTCGGGAAAACAGCCTATTCAGGGAACGAACAAAGCATGGATGGTTCATGATGGTGAAATTTATAATTATCAGGAATTAAAAAACACAATTTTAAAAGATCATACTTTTAGAACCAATTCAGATTCAGAAGTTATCGTGCATTTATATGAAGAGTTTGGATATGATTTTTGCAACAAACTTGACGGTGATTTTGCTTTCGTAATTATTGACGGTGATAATTACATTGCAGGAAGAGATCCAATTGGAGTAAAACCTCTATATTATGGATTAGATGAAAGAGGGAGAATTTATTTTTCTTCAGAAATGAAATCAATTGCCGATCAGTGTAAATCATTTTCAACTTTTCCTCCAGGGCATTATTATACAGCAAAAAGCGGTTTCGTAAAATATTATCATCCGGAATACGAAGATCATTTAAAGGCTGATCAGCCGCTTGATTTTGGATTAATCCGCAAAAGTTTAATCGAAGCCACACGCAAACGTTTAATAGGCGAAGTTCCTGTTGGAGTTGTATTATCCGGTGGTTTAGATACTTCTTTAATTTCTTCTGTGGCTTCAAGACTGCTAAAAGAAAATGGTAAAAAACTGCCGTCTTTTTCTATCGGTTTAGATGCTGATGCCCCAGATAATATTTCGGCTAGAAAAGCAGCAGAATTTTTAGGTACAGATCATCATGAAATACATTTTACTGTAAAAGAAGGAGTAGAAGCTTTAGAGCAGGTTATTGCATCTATAGAAACCTATGATATTATTTCTGTTCGTTCAGGAGTTCCAATGTATTTATTGTCTAAAGCAATCAGCGAAAAAGGCGTAAAAGTAATTTTGTCAGGAGAAGGCGCCGATGAAATTTTTGGAGGACATTTGTATTTTAGAAATGCGCCTTCGACAGAAGAATTTCAGGACGAAACTATCGAAAGAGTCCAAAAACTATTTACAGCAGATTTACTTCGTGCGGATAAAACAACAATGGCTAACGGAATCGAAGCCAGAGTTCCGTTTCTTGATAAAGATTTTTTAGATGTTACCATTCGAATTAAAACCGAAGAAAAACAACCTAAAACTTACGATGGAGTTGAAAAATATATCTTAAGAAAAGCATTTGATACTCCCGAAGATCCTTATTTGCCTGCAGAAGTTTTGTGGAGACAAAAAGAGCAGTTTTCTGATGGAGTAGGATACAACTGGGTTGATGAGTTGATAGAGTATTGTGATTCGCAGGTTACAGATGAACAATTGGCTGGTGCAAGTGCAGAATTTCCATACAATACGCCAACAACAAAAGAAGCGTATTATTACAGATCGATTTTTCATAAATATTATCCACAGGTCAGTGCGGCGCAAACCGTTCGTAAATGGATTCCAAAATGGCAGGAAAATCAAGATCCAAGCGGAAGAGCTAATGCAGCACACTTAAAAGGAAATTTTGAGAATGTGAAATCTGTAGCCGTTTAA
- a CDS encoding TonB-dependent receptor has product MKLNCRNKIIVLLVLFVCQLSFSQVKKNESIGTETVNVVKPYSPTISDAFKVKETPSLDDAGNQPKETIKYSILSVPVASTFTPSKGNAQGVDKSKKERLFNNYATLGVGNYGTLNAELFVTQDLGNNDYLAGMLRHHSSQGGIKDVNLNDEFYDTGLNIGYGQNNRDMSWGVDLGYQNQVYNWYGLPADFGMTLAPGTQEDLIRGINPNHSYNTISVGGNAEFNEGIFSKISTRFTHFSDSFSSSENRFYLKPTFKVDIMDQAINTNIIVDHVSGSFEHNYAWDNTEPLKYSLTNFGIEPSFVVHENEWTLELGAGLFYALDSENSGNKFYIYPKVNASYKLVGDLMIFYTGVNGGLNQNSYADFVTENPFLSPTLNMRPSSTQYNVFAGLKGKLANNVGYNLTGSYLNEKNKALFKSNDYTEDFSNQNYAFGNSFGVVYEDIRTFRFYGELKADFSQNVTFGINGTFNSYNTDNAVEAWNLPTMKLSSTLDVNITKQWYAGLNVFYVGERKDMQTNLDFGTDPVITTLKSYFDANAHLGYKYNERLTFFLKLNNIGNQAYQRWLNYPVQGLQVLVGGNYKFDF; this is encoded by the coding sequence ATGAAATTAAACTGCCGAAATAAAATTATTGTTTTACTAGTGTTATTTGTCTGCCAGCTTTCGTTTTCGCAAGTTAAGAAAAATGAAAGCATTGGAACTGAAACAGTAAACGTAGTAAAACCTTATTCGCCAACTATATCTGATGCTTTTAAAGTAAAAGAAACGCCATCGCTGGACGATGCAGGAAATCAGCCGAAAGAAACTATAAAATACAGTATTTTGTCTGTTCCTGTAGCTTCGACTTTTACGCCTTCAAAAGGAAATGCGCAAGGAGTAGATAAATCAAAAAAAGAAAGATTGTTTAATAATTATGCAACGCTGGGAGTTGGAAATTATGGGACTTTAAACGCTGAATTATTCGTAACTCAGGATTTAGGAAACAATGATTATTTAGCCGGAATGCTGCGCCACCATTCTTCTCAGGGAGGAATTAAAGATGTTAATCTAAATGATGAATTTTACGACACAGGTTTAAATATTGGTTATGGACAAAATAACCGCGATATGTCCTGGGGAGTAGATTTGGGTTATCAAAACCAAGTATACAATTGGTACGGCTTACCTGCCGATTTTGGAATGACTTTAGCGCCGGGAACACAGGAAGATTTAATTAGAGGAATTAATCCAAATCATTCTTATAATACCATTTCTGTTGGCGGAAATGCCGAATTTAATGAAGGAATTTTTAGCAAAATTTCGACAAGATTTACCCATTTTTCAGATAGTTTTTCTTCTTCTGAAAACCGTTTTTACCTAAAGCCGACTTTTAAAGTTGATATTATGGATCAGGCAATTAATACAAATATTATTGTAGATCACGTAAGTGGTTCTTTTGAACATAATTATGCGTGGGATAATACAGAGCCTTTAAAATATAGTTTAACAAACTTTGGTATCGAACCAAGTTTTGTGGTTCATGAAAATGAGTGGACATTAGAATTAGGGGCAGGATTATTCTATGCTTTAGATTCTGAAAACAGCGGAAACAAATTTTATATCTATCCAAAAGTAAATGCGTCATATAAATTGGTGGGCGATTTGATGATTTTCTATACAGGAGTAAACGGAGGTTTAAATCAAAACTCGTATGCTGATTTTGTAACCGAAAATCCATTTTTGTCTCCAACATTAAACATGAGACCAAGCAGTACACAATACAATGTTTTTGCCGGATTAAAAGGAAAATTGGCTAATAATGTGGGCTATAACTTAACAGGTTCGTATTTAAATGAAAAAAACAAAGCGTTGTTTAAAAGCAATGATTATACAGAAGATTTTTCGAACCAGAATTATGCTTTTGGAAACTCGTTTGGGGTAGTTTATGAAGATATCAGAACCTTCCGTTTTTATGGAGAATTAAAAGCTGATTTTTCTCAGAATGTTACTTTTGGAATCAACGGAACTTTTAACAGCTACAATACAGATAATGCTGTTGAGGCATGGAACTTACCAACAATGAAGCTGAGCTCTACTTTAGATGTTAATATTACCAAACAATGGTATGCTGGTTTAAATGTATTTTACGTTGGAGAACGTAAAGACATGCAGACTAATTTAGACTTTGGTACAGATCCGGTTATCACAACATTAAAAAGCTATTTTGATGCCAATGCTCATTTAGGATATAAATATAATGAGCGTTTGACTTTTTTCTTAAAACTAAACAATATTGGAAATCAGGCATATCAGAGATGGCTTAATTATCCTGTTCAGGGATTACAGGTTTTAGTTGGAGGAAACTATAAATTCGATTTTTAA
- a CDS encoding GNAT family N-acetyltransferase yields the protein MKVLIRQENRNDYKSVFELIEKAFKNQEYSDHKEQFLVERLRKSEVFIPQLSIVAEVDGQIVGHILFTKLQIVNELSVFESLTLAPVSVLPEFQGKEIGSKLILYGHEQAERLGYKSVILLGHEDYYPRFGYQRCEKYNIKMPFDVPAENCMVVPLVKDGLKEVYGKIVYPDVFFE from the coding sequence ATGAAAGTTCTAATTAGACAAGAAAATAGAAACGATTATAAAAGTGTATTTGAATTAATAGAAAAAGCTTTTAAAAATCAGGAATACAGCGATCACAAAGAACAGTTTTTGGTAGAAAGATTAAGAAAGTCAGAAGTTTTTATTCCGCAGTTATCTATTGTTGCAGAGGTCGACGGGCAAATCGTGGGGCATATTTTATTTACAAAACTGCAGATTGTAAATGAACTCAGTGTTTTTGAATCTTTAACATTGGCACCCGTTTCAGTTTTACCGGAATTTCAAGGAAAAGAAATTGGTTCAAAGCTTATTTTATACGGACATGAACAAGCTGAAAGATTAGGGTATAAATCCGTTATTTTGCTTGGGCATGAAGATTATTATCCAAGATTTGGATACCAGCGCTGTGAAAAATATAATATAAAAATGCCGTTTGATGTTCCTGCAGAAAATTGTATGGTTGTACCGCTTGTAAAAGACGGTTTAAAAGAAGTATACGGTAAAATTGTTTACCCTGATGTTTTCTTCGAATAA
- the asnB gene encoding asparagine synthase B, producing MCGIVCAFDLKQKAESLRPQVLEMSKIIRHRGPDWSGIYSNDKAILSHERLAIVDPASGKQPLFTEDKKLVLAANGEIYNHRDLRKQFEGKYNFQTESDCEVILALYREKGVNFVDELNGIFGFAIYDVDKDEYFVARDHMGIIPLYIGWDQHGTFYVASELKALEGYCTKIELFPPGHYLSSKDGEFVQWYKRDWTEYDAVKDNETSIPEIRKALEAAVHRQLMSDVPYGVLLSGGLDSSITSAVAKKFAQKRIESDDTTDAWYPQLHSFSVGLEGSPDLAAARKVADHIGTIHHEIKFTIQEGLDAVRDVIYNLETYDVTTVRASTPMWLMARVIKSMGIKMVLSGEGADELFGGYLYFHKAPNAKEFHEENVRKLGKLHMYDCLRANKSLAAWGIEGRVPFLDKEFMDVAMRINPQDKMINKEHPMEKWVVRKAFEDMLPESVAWRQKEQFSDGVGYSWIDTLKEVVAREVSDEQLANARFKFPLQTPTSKEEYYYRSIFSEHFPSDAAALCVPQEASVACSTKIALEWDEAFKNLNDPSGRAVANVHDDAYVKA from the coding sequence ATGTGTGGAATTGTATGTGCCTTTGATCTAAAGCAAAAAGCCGAGAGTCTAAGACCTCAAGTATTAGAAATGTCTAAAATCATTCGTCACCGCGGACCAGACTGGAGCGGAATTTACAGTAATGATAAAGCAATTCTTTCTCACGAGCGTCTGGCAATTGTAGATCCAGCTTCAGGAAAACAACCTTTATTTACAGAAGATAAAAAATTGGTTTTGGCTGCAAACGGTGAAATTTACAATCACAGAGATTTGCGTAAACAATTTGAAGGAAAATATAACTTTCAGACTGAAAGTGACTGCGAAGTTATTTTAGCATTATACAGAGAAAAAGGAGTAAACTTTGTTGATGAATTAAACGGAATCTTTGGTTTTGCAATTTATGATGTAGATAAAGATGAGTATTTCGTAGCTCGTGACCACATGGGAATTATTCCATTATATATTGGATGGGATCAGCACGGAACTTTCTATGTAGCTTCTGAGTTAAAAGCTTTAGAAGGATATTGCACAAAAATTGAATTATTCCCTCCAGGACATTATTTATCAAGCAAAGACGGAGAGTTTGTACAATGGTACAAAAGAGACTGGACAGAATATGATGCAGTAAAAGACAATGAAACAAGCATTCCAGAAATTAGAAAAGCATTAGAAGCAGCGGTTCACAGACAATTAATGAGTGACGTTCCTTACGGAGTTTTACTTTCTGGAGGTTTAGATTCTTCTATCACTTCGGCTGTAGCCAAAAAATTTGCACAAAAAAGAATTGAGTCAGATGATACCACAGATGCCTGGTATCCGCAATTGCACTCTTTCTCAGTTGGATTAGAAGGTTCTCCGGATTTAGCTGCAGCTAGAAAAGTAGCAGATCATATTGGAACTATTCACCACGAAATTAAATTCACAATCCAAGAAGGTTTAGATGCCGTTCGTGATGTAATTTACAACCTTGAAACGTATGATGTAACAACAGTAAGAGCTTCAACTCCAATGTGGTTAATGGCTAGAGTTATCAAATCTATGGGAATCAAAATGGTTCTTTCCGGAGAAGGAGCAGATGAGCTATTTGGAGGATATTTATATTTCCACAAAGCACCAAACGCTAAAGAGTTCCACGAAGAAAACGTTCGTAAATTAGGAAAACTTCACATGTACGATTGTTTACGTGCAAACAAAAGTTTAGCAGCGTGGGGAATCGAAGGCCGTGTACCATTCTTAGATAAAGAATTTATGGATGTTGCAATGCGCATCAACCCACAAGATAAAATGATCAACAAAGAACATCCAATGGAAAAATGGGTTGTTCGTAAAGCTTTTGAAGATATGCTTCCTGAAAGTGTGGCATGGAGACAAAAAGAGCAGTTTTCTGATGGAGTAGGATACAGCTGGATCGATACTTTAAAAGAAGTTGTGGCAAGAGAAGTTTCAGACGAGCAATTAGCAAACGCAAGATTCAAATTTCCATTACAGACTCCAACTTCAAAAGAAGAATATTACTATCGTTCTATCTTCTCAGAACATTTCCCAAGCGATGCTGCAGCATTATGCGTTCCGCAGGAAGCAAGTGTTGCCTGCAGTACAAAAATTGCTTTAGAGTGGGATGAAGCGTTTAAAAACTTAAACGATCCTTCAGGAAGAGCAGTTGCAAATGTGCATGACGATGCTTATGTAAAAGCATAA